A genomic window from Gossypium hirsutum isolate 1008001.06 chromosome D10, Gossypium_hirsutum_v2.1, whole genome shotgun sequence includes:
- the LOC107930371 gene encoding lysine-specific demethylase JMJ18 isoform X1 produces MEQLKIATNSHMKEDHSSQLSMKRDNNLESLGSPRHRRVSTRWDPNEPCRPNIDDAPVFYPTIEEFEDTLAYIEKIRAEAQSFGICRIVPPPSWTPPCPLKEKDIWEHAKFSTRIQQVDLLQNREPMRKKNRSRKRKRRRHSRMGATRRQANSSSESVVTSETDEKFGFNSGSEFTLEEFQRYADEFKKMYFQRDCSEDLEPSMIECRKWEPSWEDIEGEYWRIVEQPKDEVEVYYGADLETGTFGSGFPKLSSVLTGNDADKYATSGWNLNNFPRLQGSVLSFEGCDISGVLVPWLYVGMCFSSFCWHVEDHHLYSLNYMHFGDPKIWYGVPGNQATSLEAAMRKHLPDLFEEQPDLLNELVTQLSPSVLKAEGVPVYRAVQHSGEFVLTFPRAYHAGFNCGFNCAEAVNVAPVDWLEHGQLAVELYSEQHRKTSLSHDKLLLGSARQAIQALRELHVLGRETPGNSRWKHVCGKDGILTKAVRMRKQMEEERVNCLPPDMPVRKMEKDFDLESERECFSCFYDLHLSACSCKCSPERFACLKHVKNFCSCQDEDRFVLLRYTVDELQMLVEALEGGLDAVKLWASKDLGLVSGIDCDVYLSKWVQDSEVLKFEPARESFSCSSRVEEKVDINTPYLYGHFSSEVSPSECQPATKLKASHVTLDGHNNVVNVGVLVMENRTNSEQEACIDLNLDIVSDYPATARKSICDSDSSSNHSVTDVETFLREKSCGFDEVREPVLKRLKSDCSSSVSREYSEKYQHSISTGHRGPDGFEGKKLFGVELQFPHINAGQSNTLLKAETLNCSDVIASMAHQGHPLLNHAVEPLNFGSVIFGKLWCNSQAIFPKGFRSRVKYFSVLDPTKISSYISEVLDIGLLGPLFKVTLEGCPTITFSNVLPNKCWEMVLQQLNQEILRRKNLGESGLLPLQSLQSINGLQMFGFLSPSIIQAIEALDPNHQCSEYWNNKTTRDINEVKKYALGLSCSVGESKAKIFGVDLTKQDHEDPNQHSVDEEIQVVLRGLFKKASPEELKIMRRILCSDSRSPERRVAYETLTEEIRKTCR; encoded by the exons ATGGAACAGTTGAAAATTGCAACAAATTCTCATATGAAAGAG GATCATTCTTCACAACTTTCCATGAAAAGAGATAATAATCTTGAGTCTTTGGGCAGTCCTCGGCATCGAAGG GTGTCAACAAGATGGGATCCAAATGAACCATGCCGGCCTAACATTGATGATGCCCCAGTGTTTTATCCAACTATTGAG GAGTTTGAAGATACACTTGCTTACATAGAAAAAATTCGTGCTGAAGCTCAATCATTTGGTATATGTCGGATTGTTCCGCCACCTTCCTGGACTCCACCTTGTCCTCTTAAAGAGAAAGATATATGGGAACATGCTAAATTTTCTACTAGAATTCAGCAAGTTGATTTACTTCAAAATAGGGAGCcaatgagaaagaaaaatagaagccgGAAACGGAAACGGAGGAGGCATTCAAGAATGGGAGCTACTAGAAGACAAGCCAATTCTAGTTCAGAATCTGTTGTTACTTCTGAGACTGATGAGAAGTTTGGCTTTAATTCAGGATCTGAATTCACTCTTGAAGAATTTCAGAGATATGCAGATGAATTTAAGAAGATGTACTTTCAAAGGGACTGTAGTGAAGATTTAGAGCCCAGTATGATTGAATGTAGGAAATGGGAACCGTCTTGGGAGGACATAGAGGGTGAATACTGGAGGATAGTTGAGCAGCCAAAAGATGAGGTTGAG GTATATTATGGAGCTGACTTGGAAACAGGAACATTTGGCAGTGGCTTTCCTAAGTTGTCTTCTGTGTTGACTGGAAATGATGCAGATAAATATGCAACGTCAGGTTGGAACCTAAATAATTTCCCACGCCTACAAGGTTCAGTGTTATCTTTTGAAGGATGCGATATATCTGGAGTTCTAGTGCCATGGCTCTATGTGGGGATGTGCTTCTCATCATTTTGTTGG CATGTTGAGGACCACCATCTGTATTCGCTAAACTATATGCACTTTGGTGATCCAAAAATATGGTATGGAGTGCCAGGGAACCAGGCTACCTCTTTGGAGGCTGCAATGAGAAAGCATCTGCCTGATTTGTTTGAAGAACAACCTGACCTACTCAATGAATTG GTTACTCAACTGTCTCCTTCAGTTCTGAAAGCTGAGGGTGTACCAGTCTATCGGGCCGTACAACATTCTGGGGAGTTTGTTCTTACCTTTCCAAGGGCATATCATGCTGGATTTAATTGTGGCTTCAACTGTGCAGAGGCAGTGAATGTTGCTCCTGTTGATTGGCTAGAACATGGTCAACTTGCAGTTGAGCTCTACAGTGAGCAGCATCGCAAGACATCACTGTCCCATGACAAGCTACTCCTGGGATCAGCTCGGCAAGCCATCCAAGCTCTCAGGGAGTTACATGTTCTTGGCAGAGAAACACCGGGAAATTCAAGGTGGAAACATGTATGTGGGAAGGATGGGATACTTACGAAGGCAGTTAGG ATGAGAAAGCAGATGGAAGAGGAACGAGTAAATTGCCTTCCCCCTGATATGCCTGTACGAAAGATGGAAAAAGACTTTGATCTGGAAAGTGAGAGGGAATGTTTCTCTTGTTTCTATGACTTGCATCTATCTGCCTGCAGCTGCAAATGCTCTCCTGAACGATTTGCTTGTCTGAAACATGTAAAGAATTTCTGCTCGTGCCAGGATGAAGACAGATTTGTCCTCCTTCGCTACACCGTTGATGAATTGCAAATGCTAGTTGAAGCCCTAGAGGGAGGATTAGATGCTGTTAAACTATGGGCATCCAAAGATCTCGGGTTGGTTTCTGGTATTGATTGCGATGTTTATTTATCTAAGTGGGTTCAGGACAGTGAGGTATTAAAATTTGAGCCTGCTCGGGAAAGTTTCTCTTGTTCCTCAAGAGTGGAAGAAAAGGTGGATATTAATACTCCTTACTTGTATGGTCATTTTTCTTCGGAGGTATCGCCATCAGAGTGCCAGCCTGCGACTAAATTAAAAGCCTCTCATGTCACCTTGGATGGTCATAATAACGTCGTAAATGTTGGAGTTCTTGTCATGGAAAACAGAACGAACTCGGAGCAGGAAGCCTGCATTGACTTAAATCTTGATATTGTATCTGATTATCCTGCAACTGCAAGGAAGTCTATTTGTGATTCTGATAGCTCCAGTAACCACAGTGTAACTGATGTTGAGACATTTTTGCGAGAGAAAAGTTGTGGATTTGATGAAGTAAGAGAACCTGTTCTAAAGAGACTCAAGAGTGATTGTAGCTCATCAGTTTCTCGAGAATATTCCGAGAAGTATCAGCATTCAATTTCAACAGGTCATCGGGGTCCTGACGGCTTTGAGGGCAAGAAATTGTTCGGCGTTGAACTTCAGTTTCCGCATATCAATGCAGGACAATCAAATACCTTGTTGAAGGCAGAAACTCTCAACTGCTCAGATGTAATTGCGTCTATGGCTCACCAAGGTCATCCATTGTTGAATCATGCTGTTGAGCCTTTAAATTTTGGATCTGTAATTTTTGGAAAACTATGGTGCAACAGCCAGGCCATATTCCCAAAAG GTTTTAGAAGCCGTGTCAAGTACTTTAGTGTGCTCGACCCAACAAAGATTTCTAGTTACATTTCTGAAGTCTTGGATATTGGGCTACTTGGACCTCTATTTAAG GTTACTTTAGAAGGCTGCCCTACCATAACCTTCTCGAATGTGTTGCCTAACAAATGTTGGGAAATGGTGCTACAGCAATTAAATCAAGAAATCTTGAGGAGGAAAAACCTAGGAGAAAGTGGGCTGCTACCTTTGCAATCTCTGCAGAGCATCAACGGGCTCCAAATGTTTGGATTTCTCTCACCATCCATAATTCAG GCAATTGAAGCTCTCGATCCAAATCATCAATGTTCGGAGTACTGGAATAACAAGACTACTCGTGATATCAATGAAGTCAAAAAGTACGCGCTTGGATTGAGTTGCTCGGTAGGCGAATCGAAAGCAAAAATTTTTGGTGTCGATTTGACAAAGCAAGATCATGAAGATCCCAATCAACATTCTGTTGATGAAGAAATACAGGTAGTCCTAAGAGGACTTTTCAAGAAGGCAAGTCCTGAAGAGTTGAAAATAATGCGCAGGATACTCTGCAGCGACTCACGAAGTCCTGAACGGCGAGTGGCATATGAAACATTGACCGAGGAGATCCGCAAAACATGTCGATAA
- the LOC107930320 gene encoding vetispiradiene synthase 3, producing MAVQVQGSVLGNTNILLCLSKAPSPPFPTLFPLRLHKAKRCCFVAAHSTSSTKATPLSSNHRESGRPLANFPPDIWDIFNKFNDENGEFKVSDTKELISLYEASHFRINGELVLDETCDFTTSQLKSMVSQTSPHYAQYIENALYCPYQRGVPRLEARQYICFYEKDDGDEARNDTLLKFAKYDFNRIQMTHQQELSNLCSEWKEENIESRLPYARSRIVECFFSAIAVYFEPCYARACNIYAKLLSTLVLTDDTYDAYGTYEELQYFTDAIQRFDIGVIDELPTNYLKLVYETIFNIHNEAEDKMRKEGRSYAISYTINEFKKLAEAYFVERRWVHRSYVPTFDEYMDTAMTSSAGLVSVCQALVGMGEADETAYQWLINTDNKLHKALNKIARLYDDLSTNEAEEKRGLVCGTSCYMKQYGVTRQEAVEAYREMIEVAWKDMNEGCLKPMPVSNKIAVRALNIARLVLVLYKKDDGLTRPELSLKDAIAKVLIHPIPL from the exons ATGGCAGTCCAAGTCCAAGGCAGTGTGTTGGGCAACACCAACATCCTCCTTTGCCTCTCTAAGGCTCCCTCTCCACCATTCCCAACGCTTTTTCCCCTACGCCTGCACAAGGCCAAGAGGTGCTGCTTTGTTGCAGCTCATTCCACAAGCTCCACAAAGGCTACGCCATTAAGCAGTAACCATCGAGAAAGTGGTCGTCCGTTGGCCAACTTTCCCCCAGACATATGGG ATATTTTTAACAAGTTCAATGATGAGAATGGCGAGTTCAAAGTTAGTGATACAAAAGAGCTGATAAGTTTATATGAAGCTTCCCATTTCAGAATAAATGGTGAACTCGTTCTTGATGAAACTTGTGATTTCACAACATCACAATTGAAGTCCATGGTAAGCCAAACAAGTCCACACTATGCCCAATACATCGAAAATGCCCTCTATTGCCCCTACCAAAGAGGGGTTCCAAGACTAGAAGCAAggcaatatatatgtttttacGAAAAAGATGATGGTGATGAAGCAAGGAATGATACGTTACTAAAGTTTGCTAAGTATGATTTCAATCGGATCCAAATGACGCATCAACAGGAACTAAGCAACCTTTGTAG TGAGTGGAAAGAAGAAAATATAGAATCAAGGCTTCCATATGCAAGAAGTAGAATTGTGGAGTGCTTTTTCTCGGCGATAGCGGTTTATTTTGAACCGTGTTATGCACGTGCTTGCAACATATACGCTAAACTGTTATCAACCTTAGTACTCACTGATGATACGTACGATGCCTATGGTACCTATGAAGAACTCCAATATTTCACCGATGCAATCCAAAG ATTTGATATTGGTGTTATAGATGAACTTCCAACAAATTACTTGAAACTTGTTTACGAGACTATCTTCAATATTCACAATGAAGCTGAGGATAAGATGAGAAAGGAAGGGAGGTCTTATGCCATTTCCTACACTATAAATGAG TTCAAGAAATTAGCAGAAGCCTATTTTGTTGAGCGACGTTGGGTGCATAGAAGTTATGTGCCAACATTTGATGAGTATATGGACACTGCAATGACGTCAAGTGCAGGCCTTGTTTCAGTCTGTCAAGCCCTGGTAGGAATGGGAGAAGCAGATGAAACTGCATATCAATGGCTGATCAATACTGATAACAAACTTCATAAAGCCCTCAACAAAATTGCTCGTCTCTACGATGATCTCTCAACTAATGAG GCTGAAGAAAAGAGGGGACTGGTTTGTGGAACCAGTTGTTACATGAAACAATATGGTGTTACAAGACAGGAAGCGGTCGAAGCTTACAGGGAAATGATTGAGGTTGCTTGGAAAGACATGAACGAAGGTTGTCTTAAACCAATGCCTGTCTCAAACAAAATTGCGGTGCGAGCTCTTAACATTGCACGTCTAGTTTTGGTTCTTTACAAGAAAGACGATGGATTGACAAGGCCTGAACTATCTTTGAAAGATGCCATCGCCAAAGTGCTCATTCATCCCATACCCCTTTAA
- the LOC107930371 gene encoding lysine-specific demethylase JMJ18 isoform X2, translating into MRKKNRSRKRKRRRHSRMGATRRQANSSSESVVTSETDEKFGFNSGSEFTLEEFQRYADEFKKMYFQRDCSEDLEPSMIECRKWEPSWEDIEGEYWRIVEQPKDEVEVYYGADLETGTFGSGFPKLSSVLTGNDADKYATSGWNLNNFPRLQGSVLSFEGCDISGVLVPWLYVGMCFSSFCWHVEDHHLYSLNYMHFGDPKIWYGVPGNQATSLEAAMRKHLPDLFEEQPDLLNELVTQLSPSVLKAEGVPVYRAVQHSGEFVLTFPRAYHAGFNCGFNCAEAVNVAPVDWLEHGQLAVELYSEQHRKTSLSHDKLLLGSARQAIQALRELHVLGRETPGNSRWKHVCGKDGILTKAVRMRKQMEEERVNCLPPDMPVRKMEKDFDLESERECFSCFYDLHLSACSCKCSPERFACLKHVKNFCSCQDEDRFVLLRYTVDELQMLVEALEGGLDAVKLWASKDLGLVSGIDCDVYLSKWVQDSEVLKFEPARESFSCSSRVEEKVDINTPYLYGHFSSEVSPSECQPATKLKASHVTLDGHNNVVNVGVLVMENRTNSEQEACIDLNLDIVSDYPATARKSICDSDSSSNHSVTDVETFLREKSCGFDEVREPVLKRLKSDCSSSVSREYSEKYQHSISTGHRGPDGFEGKKLFGVELQFPHINAGQSNTLLKAETLNCSDVIASMAHQGHPLLNHAVEPLNFGSVIFGKLWCNSQAIFPKGFRSRVKYFSVLDPTKISSYISEVLDIGLLGPLFKVTLEGCPTITFSNVLPNKCWEMVLQQLNQEILRRKNLGESGLLPLQSLQSINGLQMFGFLSPSIIQAIEALDPNHQCSEYWNNKTTRDINEVKKYALGLSCSVGESKAKIFGVDLTKQDHEDPNQHSVDEEIQVVLRGLFKKASPEELKIMRRILCSDSRSPERRVAYETLTEEIRKTCR; encoded by the exons atgagaaagaaaaatagaagccgGAAACGGAAACGGAGGAGGCATTCAAGAATGGGAGCTACTAGAAGACAAGCCAATTCTAGTTCAGAATCTGTTGTTACTTCTGAGACTGATGAGAAGTTTGGCTTTAATTCAGGATCTGAATTCACTCTTGAAGAATTTCAGAGATATGCAGATGAATTTAAGAAGATGTACTTTCAAAGGGACTGTAGTGAAGATTTAGAGCCCAGTATGATTGAATGTAGGAAATGGGAACCGTCTTGGGAGGACATAGAGGGTGAATACTGGAGGATAGTTGAGCAGCCAAAAGATGAGGTTGAG GTATATTATGGAGCTGACTTGGAAACAGGAACATTTGGCAGTGGCTTTCCTAAGTTGTCTTCTGTGTTGACTGGAAATGATGCAGATAAATATGCAACGTCAGGTTGGAACCTAAATAATTTCCCACGCCTACAAGGTTCAGTGTTATCTTTTGAAGGATGCGATATATCTGGAGTTCTAGTGCCATGGCTCTATGTGGGGATGTGCTTCTCATCATTTTGTTGG CATGTTGAGGACCACCATCTGTATTCGCTAAACTATATGCACTTTGGTGATCCAAAAATATGGTATGGAGTGCCAGGGAACCAGGCTACCTCTTTGGAGGCTGCAATGAGAAAGCATCTGCCTGATTTGTTTGAAGAACAACCTGACCTACTCAATGAATTG GTTACTCAACTGTCTCCTTCAGTTCTGAAAGCTGAGGGTGTACCAGTCTATCGGGCCGTACAACATTCTGGGGAGTTTGTTCTTACCTTTCCAAGGGCATATCATGCTGGATTTAATTGTGGCTTCAACTGTGCAGAGGCAGTGAATGTTGCTCCTGTTGATTGGCTAGAACATGGTCAACTTGCAGTTGAGCTCTACAGTGAGCAGCATCGCAAGACATCACTGTCCCATGACAAGCTACTCCTGGGATCAGCTCGGCAAGCCATCCAAGCTCTCAGGGAGTTACATGTTCTTGGCAGAGAAACACCGGGAAATTCAAGGTGGAAACATGTATGTGGGAAGGATGGGATACTTACGAAGGCAGTTAGG ATGAGAAAGCAGATGGAAGAGGAACGAGTAAATTGCCTTCCCCCTGATATGCCTGTACGAAAGATGGAAAAAGACTTTGATCTGGAAAGTGAGAGGGAATGTTTCTCTTGTTTCTATGACTTGCATCTATCTGCCTGCAGCTGCAAATGCTCTCCTGAACGATTTGCTTGTCTGAAACATGTAAAGAATTTCTGCTCGTGCCAGGATGAAGACAGATTTGTCCTCCTTCGCTACACCGTTGATGAATTGCAAATGCTAGTTGAAGCCCTAGAGGGAGGATTAGATGCTGTTAAACTATGGGCATCCAAAGATCTCGGGTTGGTTTCTGGTATTGATTGCGATGTTTATTTATCTAAGTGGGTTCAGGACAGTGAGGTATTAAAATTTGAGCCTGCTCGGGAAAGTTTCTCTTGTTCCTCAAGAGTGGAAGAAAAGGTGGATATTAATACTCCTTACTTGTATGGTCATTTTTCTTCGGAGGTATCGCCATCAGAGTGCCAGCCTGCGACTAAATTAAAAGCCTCTCATGTCACCTTGGATGGTCATAATAACGTCGTAAATGTTGGAGTTCTTGTCATGGAAAACAGAACGAACTCGGAGCAGGAAGCCTGCATTGACTTAAATCTTGATATTGTATCTGATTATCCTGCAACTGCAAGGAAGTCTATTTGTGATTCTGATAGCTCCAGTAACCACAGTGTAACTGATGTTGAGACATTTTTGCGAGAGAAAAGTTGTGGATTTGATGAAGTAAGAGAACCTGTTCTAAAGAGACTCAAGAGTGATTGTAGCTCATCAGTTTCTCGAGAATATTCCGAGAAGTATCAGCATTCAATTTCAACAGGTCATCGGGGTCCTGACGGCTTTGAGGGCAAGAAATTGTTCGGCGTTGAACTTCAGTTTCCGCATATCAATGCAGGACAATCAAATACCTTGTTGAAGGCAGAAACTCTCAACTGCTCAGATGTAATTGCGTCTATGGCTCACCAAGGTCATCCATTGTTGAATCATGCTGTTGAGCCTTTAAATTTTGGATCTGTAATTTTTGGAAAACTATGGTGCAACAGCCAGGCCATATTCCCAAAAG GTTTTAGAAGCCGTGTCAAGTACTTTAGTGTGCTCGACCCAACAAAGATTTCTAGTTACATTTCTGAAGTCTTGGATATTGGGCTACTTGGACCTCTATTTAAG GTTACTTTAGAAGGCTGCCCTACCATAACCTTCTCGAATGTGTTGCCTAACAAATGTTGGGAAATGGTGCTACAGCAATTAAATCAAGAAATCTTGAGGAGGAAAAACCTAGGAGAAAGTGGGCTGCTACCTTTGCAATCTCTGCAGAGCATCAACGGGCTCCAAATGTTTGGATTTCTCTCACCATCCATAATTCAG GCAATTGAAGCTCTCGATCCAAATCATCAATGTTCGGAGTACTGGAATAACAAGACTACTCGTGATATCAATGAAGTCAAAAAGTACGCGCTTGGATTGAGTTGCTCGGTAGGCGAATCGAAAGCAAAAATTTTTGGTGTCGATTTGACAAAGCAAGATCATGAAGATCCCAATCAACATTCTGTTGATGAAGAAATACAGGTAGTCCTAAGAGGACTTTTCAAGAAGGCAAGTCCTGAAGAGTTGAAAATAATGCGCAGGATACTCTGCAGCGACTCACGAAGTCCTGAACGGCGAGTGGCATATGAAACATTGACCGAGGAGATCCGCAAAACATGTCGATAA